From the genome of Bos mutus isolate GX-2022 chromosome 2, NWIPB_WYAK_1.1, whole genome shotgun sequence:
tacacagaaaattataagacactgatgaaagaaatcatagacaacataaacagatgaagagctattccatgttcctaggtaggaagaatcaatattgtgaaaatgactacactaccaaatgcaatctacagattcaatgtgatccctatcaaattaccaatgacatttttcacagacctagaacaaaaaatttcacaattcatatggaaacaaaagaccccaaatagccaaagcagccttgagaaagaagaatggagctggaggaatcaaccttcctgacttcagattatattacaaagctacagtatgggactggcataaaaacagaaatatagaccaatagaacaaggtagaaaacccagaaatgaacccatgcacctacgggtaccttatttttgacaaaggaggccagaatatatacaatggggcaaagacagcctcttcaataaatggtgctgggaaaactggacagctacatgtaaaagaatgaaattagaacacttcctaacaccatacacaaagataaactcaaaatggattaaagacctaaatgtaagaccagaaactataaaactcttagaggaaaacacaggcagaatgctcgatgacataaatcaaagcaagatcctcattacttcctagagtaatggaaataaaaacaaaagtaaacaagtggggcctgattaaacttaaaagcgtttgcacagcaaaggaaactataagcaaggtgaaaagacaatcctcagaatgggagaaaacaatagcaaatgaaacaactgacaaaggattaatttccaaactaTACAAGCAGCTcgtacaactcaataccagaaaaacaaaacaacccaatcaaaacgtggggaaaatatttaaatagacgtttctccaaagaagacatacagatggctagcaaacacatgaaaagatgctcaacatcactcattactagagaaatgcaaatcaaaactacaatgagatatcacctcacaccagtcagaatggccatcaccaaaaagtccacaaacaataaatgctggagaggatgtggagaaaagggaacactcttgcactgttgaatgtaaattggtacagccactatggaagatggtatggagattccttaaaaaacaagaataaaaccacccatatgacctagcaatcccactcctaagcatataccctgaggaaataaaaattgaaaaagacacaggtatcccattgttcactccagctctatttacaatagctagaacatggaagcgacctagatgcccactgacagatgaatggatacagaagttgtggtacatatacacaatggaacattactcagccataaaaaggaatgcatttgagtctgttctaatgatgtggatgaacctagaacctattatacagagtgaggtaagccagGAAGAGCTAGATAAACATTGTATTctgacgcatatatatggaatctagaaaaatggtaccgaagaatgggcagcaatggagaaacagacacagagaatacttacggacatggggagaggggaggagagggtgagatgtatggagagagtaacatggaaacttacattaccatatgtcaaatagatagccaacgggaatgtgctgtatggctcaggaaactcaaacaggggctctgtaccaACCTAGAGGGGAGGCATGGGGCagcagatgggagggaggttcaaaagggaggggatatatgtatacctatggctgattcatgttgaggtttgacagaaaacaacaaaattccgtaaagcaattatccttcaattaaaaaataaataagttaaaaaaaaatattatactaaatgaaaaatGCCAGAAACCAAAGGCTACAAATTGTATGAGGCTATTGACTGAAGCTGCAGAgcagcatgcatgcactgatatgaaatgttcagaatacgCACATACAGAGAGGTGGAGAGGAGACTGCTAGGTGCTGTGGCTCCGGGAAAGAAGACTGGGGCCAAGCAGTGAGTGACTGCTGACGGGCACAGTGGTTTTTTTCAGagtgacagaaatgttctaaaattgattatggCAATGGTTGTACAACTCTGAATATATTAAGAATCATGAACTGTACACTCTAAATAGatgtgtatataaattatatctcaataagttatttaaaatatttttaatatttaatattacatattaaaaatatgtaaaagaggaaataaaaaaatacagaaagcatCTGGCTCTTAGGGTCAGCTAAAAATACCTGTCTTACTGCAGGAGTCTTCAAAATTCCACATCCATTATGTTATTTTTGCACAGGATCCTTCTTTCAGttggaccaaaaaaaaagtgatttaaacACTGTACTTCTCTAAACTCTGGAGTAATAATcacatacaaaaaaatataaGATCCTTTGTCTTTTCTTGATGCCATTCTGGGGGTCTTAACTCTTTCACATGTTTAGAAATCAACTATTCCAAACCTCTTAAAATCTagaatttcttaaatttcttgattaaaaaaaaaaaagtcatgaattCAAATACTGTCCTAAATGTCAGATGGACACTCTCTTGTAATTCAGCCCTAAGTATTACGGGCAAACTAAACAACTAGTTCACAAAGCAATTTTTGTGATATATGTTGTAAAACCTTTAAAGAATAATATAGAATGATACGATTATTTAAACATGGCCACCTACACTACCTCTCACCCACATATGCTGGTGTCCAACAGTCCAATTTGCTAGCAACGGTGAGCTTTTACGAGGCAGCCTGTGGAAGCAGGAACACAACGAAGGTTCCCTTGTGCTCCCCAGCTACACGCCCACGGTGGCATGAGGCACAGAGCCCGTGCCAACCACCTGAGGAGGGCAGAACCCCTTTACTCAATGCAGACGAGAGACGGGAGATGTCTTGTCCTTTATGCTGCTACTCAAGGCCCCCCCCATAGCAGAAGAGTCCATGTTTGATTCTTAAGAAGAATCAATTCAACAACATCTTAACCCCTGGGTTGCTGTGCCACATTCAGATCTTTCCTCACACCTACGTTTTGGCCTCTTTTCCTCAGGGTCAAAGCTCACCATCAGTCTCTCACTTCATTCCAGAATTAACATCAtggatcaagaaaaagaaagatctgTTCTCTATAAGGAAGAACACAAATCTGTTTTGTAGGAAATTGTTATATATaattacacaatttttaaaaaacaggccaGTAAACTTGAGGTTAAATTTCAacatacaaagaaatacaaaaagtagTTCAACAATTTCAACGCACACACAAAGATTTAGAAAAGTAATTCTAACTTCTAATCTTTAATATATGTCTATAAAAGTCTtgtcaaaactttaaaatataacctTAGGAAATGTTTCTCTTTACTGAAGGTATCAGTTACTTGGgtattattaaaaagtaaaaaaatacgTCACCAATACTGTAAGACCCAAGGCTGTGGAGAGATGGCCCCTCAGCTTGCTTCTAAAAGTCTCTTCTACCTGAATCATAGGAAGCAGTAGGGCTGGAGTTCTAGTCCCAGGGCTGCCTCTAAAAATCTCTGTGGTCTTGgataagttatttaacttttccaAGTCTCCATTCCTTCACCATCAGCATTTTCTAAACATTCTGTCCAAGGAGTATTAATCTCATAAAGAAGGGTTCTGTTTTCAAATTAAGTCAGAGACTGCTACACACCATTTCTCCTCTTCAGGAGGTTCACGCAACATGCATTAGCATTActgaaggctctgagaagtcctgcagcaTCCATCCTGGTTGACCTCAGGATCCCTTACCTGCTAACACTGCAGCATCCTGTGGACtacactttggaaaacactggTCCAGCATATCCCAGGTCTCTTCCAGCCCTTACACTGATAACAGGCAGGAAGAGCAGTGCACTACTTTGTTGCAGGTTCTGAGGTTTAAGAGAGGCTTTAATGCCCTGGAGTTGACAAGGAACTTGTTCACATTAACTGGACCTTTGAAGATCAACACAATTCCCTTGTTCCTAACAAGAGTCTTCATTCAAGGAAAGTGATAATGATCGTCACACAATCTCAGTGGCCGCCTACAGGACAACACACAGAACTGACCAAGAAGGATCAGTTATCTTCAATGAAGTTTAGCTTTCCTTTCCGGTATGGTTTGATGTTTCTCTGTGGCGAGCGCTTTGGCCACTGTTCCTTGGACAGTTCTGCCCGCCCGCCCATGCCCACTTCCTTGTCCAGGATGAAGTCACTGTGCAGGCAGACTGTCAGGAGTCCTCAGGTGAAAGAGCTGCTCTTCCAAGAAGGCACCCCCAAGGCCATACTGTTCTTCATGGAGCCTCACTTCTTCAGGCGACAAGTGGCTTCCTCCCAGAACGAAGTCTGCAAACctagtatttgttttaaaaataaagttaatgttATCACAGAAAGCTTTATTTGGAAGATAACATGTTCCCTGGCTACTTATCCCCCTTAATGAAATTTGGCTTTGCATCAGTACAGGATGGCATTTGCACAGTGGGTGTGAGAACAGGAATGGCTGTGTGCTCCTCCAGACGTTCAGGAAAGGATCAGGAAGCAGGCAGACTTGGAAGCCCAGGTGCTGCGAAAcagacccactccagttttctaattccttttctctcttattaaatgtattatttactattttagtGTCTTTCCCCCTTCGATTTTTAATTTGAGAGCGCTGCTGTTTGGATAAagcaatgaagaaggaaaaacagtaaagaaaagaGGCTGGGGCAGAGCTTTCTTTCTTGGTGAACTTTATAAATGAGTTTCCAGCCCTAAAGCATGAGAAGCAGATGACGCATCCCATTCTGTCTCCCTTCTCCTATGAGTGGTCTTTATGGCCTTCCCTATATAATACATCAGATCAACATTTACTCCGACCCTGGCAGTTCTACGGTGCAATGCAGAGCACTGAAGCAAAAGAAGCTCGATAGCTTCCATGTCATGTTACCCGGGAAGCTGTGTTTCTAGCCTTAAGTACCTGGTCCAAACTGCCATGTTATTTCGGGGTAACGCCAACCCAGCTGTGGTGTGGGCAGCGCGGCAAGGCTTACTTTTTCGGCTCCTGGAGCCTGGAGACCGCCAGCCAGGACGGGAAGCCGGGGCTGCGGCAGGCCTGGCGGAGCTCCTCCAGGGCGCAGGTTGTGGCGGCATCAGCTTGTTCCCTGTACTCATCTTCAGTAAGAAACTTCACCGCCGGCTTCTCTGATGTAaaccatttcttcattttcctaaaaCAGGCAGCATTTGGTTGCTAGATTCCTGGCCATATCTCGTTGCTCAATTCAACTCTtaagatttataaaaatacatgtcTTAGAAAGTAATAATTCTTAACTTCCTCTATATCATACTATACTTATTTCTCTTGTTATCCCAATTGAAGTTTATAGAACGTGTAATTTGGGCCTAACTGCACACTCCCCCTCTTCCTGGACCAGCTTAAATAATGTCCTAAGGCACCGAggatcctttttctcttttttgggcTGAGGCATCTTCACTGCGGCCCATGGGATCTTTAGCTGCGGCATGCagacttagttgtggcacgtgggatctagtcccccaaccagggactgagcctgggcctcctgcattggaagtgtaaAGCCTTAGCCAACTGGATCACCAAGAAGTCCTGAGCATCAATTTCTGATAGAGACAtaattgtatttttcttcctcGGTGCTTTCAAATCAGGCAATTAAAAACCTGGCTTCTTTTTGCCTGCCCTGCTGATTTTCTTGGGCACCAACAGCAGCAAACCTTTGAGATGACCTTTTATGGAGACCCAGCAGAATCACTTGCCACTGAGTCTCAACAGAGAAGCTGGGAAGATGTGCGGGGTATGGCCTCCACCTAGTGGTGCAGACACTGACTAACCTCAGAGGAAGTAAATACACTTCCCCCGAGTACAAGGGTCCTGTACACACAGTAATTCATAATATTAAAATCATTATTCTTTTGCTACATATGGAAGGGCTCACAAATGGAACTTTTTTCCAACCAAAACAGTCCTAGAAGAATCTCATAAGGAATGGTAATGATGAAGAGGTTTTAACACATATATTTATcagtgagttttaaaaaaatgttttaggtGGTTTAAAATTTAACCAAAGATTCCCAAATACAAATGAGCAACAAAATCACCAGGAGGTGTTTTAACGTATGTTTGCTTCCTTGAGGTTTGGGGCCTGAACATCTGTAAACTTTTACAGCTCGTCTGCTGGTTGATAAACTGGATTAGGGAACCACTGACATTATTTCCTCCTCCTATTCTGAGCACTGAACACCTAGCCTGGTCTCCATGGAGGAAAACGCCCGGGCTTGGAGCACAAGAAGGGGCACGCTTTGAGCTGTGAGGTTTACCCACTGTGTGAGCTGGGCAGCTCCTTCACAGTTCTGAGCCTCACTTTGCTCACAcggaagaaaagtgaaagcaacaTCCGTCTACCTCAGGAGGTCACTGGACAGATGAAAACCATTACTTTGTGTCAAATGCTTAGCACAGTAAGTGTTCGACAGAGACAAAATAGTAACACCATATATTATCAAAATGTATTCAAACAGCTCTTTGTAAACTAGAAAGTACTGTACGATCAAAGTATTATTTCTTTGGCTTATTGTTTACCCTATGAGTTCCTATTTTATTTCCTAATCCTTCACATAATCACTCACCAGCAATATGAAAAGTTGACGAAGTTACAGTCCATTTGGATCGTTAGGTCTGTGTTAAAGAGAATGCACAGCAAATGCATAAGAGGATCACTGTGCAGATAAGAGAACACACTCGGCTCTTGGCAGGGTAGTGGATGTTGACAAGGAAAGTGGAAGGAATTCTCCTGGGTTCCTCAGGCCACAAGCCAGACAAGGGACAAGAGGCCTAAAGGGTGTGCAGTGGCCAGTCCCCTCCTGGCAGAGGCATCTCCAAGAGCCCCAGTCAGCGTCTGCCTCTGAGACAGGGCAGAGAGAAAGCAGTTGGCAGCAGCCTTGCCAGCATCCTCTGCAGAGaggccctgccctgcctctggTGCCTCTTTAACCCTGTGACATCACCCCCCCGTGGAATCAGCAGATACATAAACTATCAGCTGGCACAGAGTCTCCTCCTCACAGTCAAGTTTACCTCGTAAACATTCACTAACTCCCTCTTCTAGCCTTGCTCTCACTGCCCTGCTCCAGGCCCTGCTCACCTCTTGCCTGGACCCCTGTGATGTCTGATGACTGGTCTCCTGCCCCCATACCTGCCCTTAACCTCCACCCTCTGCACCCAAAGACAGATGGGCCCCATCGCACTGCCCAATGAGTGACTGTGGCTTCTGCTTGGATTCTGGCTTGttgattgtgtttttattttcatatcagttcatttcagttcagtcactcagtcgtgtctgactctttgggaccccatgaatcgcagcacgccaggcctgcctgtccatcaccaactcccggagttcactcacgtccatcgagtcagtgatgccatccagccatctcatcctctgtcgtccccttctcctcctgcccccaatccctcccagcatcagagtcccttccaatgagtcaactcttggcaggaggtggccaaagtactgaagtttcagattcagcatcattccttccaaagaaatcccagggctgatctccttcagaatggactggttggatctccttgcagtccaagggactctcaagagtcttctccaacaccacagttcaaaagcatcaattctttggcgctcagccttcttcacagtccaactctcacatccatacatgaccacaggaaaaaccacagctttgaccagacgggcctttgttggcaaagtaatgtttctgcttttgaatatgctatctaggctggtcataactttccttccaaggagcaagcgtcttttaatttcatggctgcaatcgccaattgcagtgattttggagcccagaaaaataaagtgacactgtctccactgtttcgccatctatttgccacgaagtgatgggaccagatgccatgatcttcgttttctgaatgttgagctttaagccaactttttcactctccactttcactttcatcaagaggcttttgagttcctcttcactttctgccataatggtggtgtcatctgcatatctgaggttattgatatttctcccggcaatcttgattccagcttgtgtttcttccagtccagcgtttctcatgatgtactctgcatataagttaaataagcagggtgataatatacagccttgacgtactccttttcctatttggaaccaggctgttgttccacgtccagttctaactgttgcttcctgacctgcatacagatttctcaagaggcaggttgagtggtctggtattcccatctctttcagaattttccacagtttattgcgatccacacagtcaaaggctttggcatagttgataaagcagaaatagatgtttttctggaactctcttgcttttttcatgatctagcggatgttggcaatttgatctctggttcctctgccttttctaaaaccagcttgaacatcaggaagttcacggttcacgtattgctgaagcctggcttggagaatcttgagcattaccttactagcgtgtgagatgagtacaattgtgtggtagtttgagcattctttggcattgcctttctttagttGCCACCATTTAAAAATCGTAAGACTTGACATTCAATCCACGTTCCCAGCTTTTCTAGAAAACGAGGTGATCTGGCAAGGCCCGTATTCCCAAATGGCAATCATCAGCTCCAGCTGAGTGGTAACTGACCCCATTTCTCTGGGGCAGTTGCAGAACTTTGTACAGTCTCACCTCTGCCTTGCCTCTGCTAGGAATCCTTCACTGTACCTTCTGGGGCCCCAAGCATTTGATTTCTAACTCCTGTCTGGGCAGCAGTTAGAGTGCATGGCCTGACGTGCAGAAAGGGCAGTGCCTCCACCATGTACAGGATCAGATTAGATTCTCCAGCACTGCCTGAGAGGCCTCCACATCCACTTCACTCGCCTGCAAACGGGGCTTTCTCCCTATCAGGAAGGCCTTTCCTACATTTATTCATCTGGCTGTTTTGATTCATTAGGATTCAGCCCATTAGTCTCTTTTCCAGAAACTTTCCTGAACTTTTTCTACATGCTACACTTTCTGGGTGGGTTtcctcaatggctcagtggtaaagaatctgcctgcgtcacaggagacctgggttcaattcctgggtcgggaagatcccctggaggaggaaatggcgacccactccagtattcttgcctggagaatccccatgaacagagaagcctggcaggctacagtccataggatcgcaaagagttggacacaagcgAGTGGCTAAGCAGGCGTACTTCAGATGGGCAGGCCTATCTGCACACTTGCTCTAGCACCAATACGCCTATGTCTCCACGAGTACACCTCCAGGGTAGGGGCCACTCCTTTACCTGTGTCCCTGGCACAGGACAGGTGCTCAGACTCCATGGCTGAAGGACATTTAAGCCTTATCTTAAaacctaagaaaaaagaaagtcctGACTATATAAATTGTAACTTTCAACAATTTGTTATTCAGTTCTGTTCCCTCGTATCTTGTAAGCACAAGTAGCCCCAAAGCAGTCCTTGGGcccaaaagaaaggaaatgtaaacTGTTAGGTGACGCCACGCCCAAGTAATTTGTCACGGATTTTAGTGAATTCTGGGTGAGCCGTCATTACCTGGTAATCGGGGGCTAACGACGGCTAGCAATGGAGTTTGGATCAGGCACTTACATTGTCTAACCTTACCCCCTTCTCAGAGGGAAATCTGAAATCTCCAGATGAAGTGGAGTGAATTGTGATATCAAATAAGACGTGTCCAAAAAATTCccccaaagaataaataaaaccagaGCTCAAAACATCAAACTTAtgatggaggaaagaaaagaggccACATACCTCCCGACACAGGCGAGCACGCTCCGTGGATAGCACCGACTCCCAGATGACAGGAAGAGGAGCAGGGCGGCCGTGCAGGCGAACTGGGGCGCGGATACCCCCATGTACACCAGCAGCAGGGACAGGAGCCGCAGCAGCCATGCCAGGAGCACCACGCTCCTCTCCTCCACCAGGGGCCCGTGCTTGTAGCAAACAGCAAAGCTGACACAGCCAACTGTCAAGATGTAGCCTGTAAGAGCAGAAAGATGCACAAAACGTAATGCCAGATCTGCAAAGTTATGGGAAAAACCTGGCGGAGTCATGACTTAGAGCTAAGAACATATCAGAACACCTGCATTTTTCTTTCCCCAGTGAAGCTGAAAAATGCATTTAGGGCTAGTTACTCCTCCCCTGTGAGATACTAGGTGGACTCTGCAGTACTTAaggatatatgctgctgctactgctgctaagttgcttcagtcgtgtccgactctgtgcgaccccacagacggcagcccaccaggctgccctgttcctgggattctccaggcaagaacactggagtgggttgccatttccttctccaatgcacaaaagtgaagagtgaaagtaaagttgctcagtcgtgtcctactcttagcgaccccatggactgcagcctaccaggctcctgcatccatgggattttccaggcaagagtactggagtggggtgccattgccttctccgaaggatgTATAATACTACTACATAAGTGTACCTTTTTTCTGGCCCAGAGTCATAGAGGACAGATGTTATCACAGCTGCTTTGGTCAGGAATAAGCCTTAGTGTACGTCATAGTCTGCCACAAAacccatttttaattttctaatcacTAAATCAAAGTGTGATTTTACAGTGACGGGATCAGCTATCACCCTTGCATTCTGGTGCTCAGCTTCTGTGCTATGAACAGAGGGACAAGTGGCGATCCAATGTCGAGAGCACATCACCTCTCAGGTATTCAGTGAGCATTTCATTTGTATCTAAGCAAGTCTCAAGACCCAATTTCCAGCTTATATAAGATACAGGAGAGAAACAAGTTAAATTAAACCACAAAGGAATAATCAGAGAAACCCAGAAAGTGGAACATGCTGTAAGGCAACTAACTTGGTCTCTTTAGCATATCACTGAGATGGGGGGGAAAAAGCCCAAACCAGAAACCTGTTATGGATTAAACGAGACTTAAGGGACACAATATATGCAGAATGTGATTCTGGACTATATCCTACTTTATAAAACCAAATATCAAGGATGTTTAGGAAAGCTGAACATGGCCTAGGTAACAGATAATCTTAGGtaactattaatttttaaagatttagttATTGAACTATAGAGGAAAATGTTCTTGCCTTATAGAAGTATTAAGTATTTAAAGAAACACACCATAGCAGCAGTAATTTACTTTGAAAATGCgttactataaaaagaaaaatggactaAAAACATAAAAGCTTCAAGGGAAACAAAAATCGATTGCTTTTGCTTTGGGTGGGAGTACTTATATGAGAAATTCAGCACTAAGAGGTTAGGAGAAAATGGATTCTCCCATTCTCTGTTATTTCCCAATTAAAACACTCTAAAAAGttgatatttttgttcttttaaatgacAATAACAAGTCTGTCTCTAAAAGTCAAGTTTTCATTGGTCATTTACAATTTCTTACCTTTTGTAACaaatacattaagaaaaagaaataaagagttgCATTTTAGAGCAATTTTTTCATTACAATTCAGAGGTGGTTATTAACTGCAATTTAAAAGCATGTGCAGTCAAAAAGGGCAAGTGCTGTTCTGCTCTTTTGATCATCAGAGTAGAAAACTAAGAAGAATGTCAAAGAGAAATAGTCTAAAATGATATCTAATGAACTGAAACCACCAACTGTgggaataaaatattatttttaacagttcTTCTCCTTAGTTCAAAGTGAAAATCTGAATGCTGGAGCGTATGTCAAGAAAGGGCCCCTGGCTGTACTTTCCAGCTTTACCAATAACAGACTGTATTTTTCAAAGCTTTACCTACCTAATACACATACTCTGCCTTCATACCACAGTCTCTTCAGCTCTTCCATCAGTTGCCCCAGAATATAAACTGAAGCAAACCAACAACCAAGCATTAGAGCCCAAAAGGTGCTATACTGTGTGCggaagaaaataaatcacatgGTTTTTGGTTCATTCACGCTCATCAAAGtagaagtaaacaaataaaaccctTTGTATTTGAAATCTGTATATCAAACTACACTGAAGTCAAGACAAGACACTCTTCTCAAGTCTCACTAAAGGTATGGTCCGTGCACCAGGAGCCTAAGATTCTCAGGCCCACAGCAGACTCCTGAGTCAGAGACTGCACTTCAACAGGACTCCAGGTGACTTGCATGTACGTTACAGTTGGAGAAACATTGTTCTAAATAAATTTATCTCAAAATAATGCTGGTGTTATAGGCTTTCATCAGAGTAAACCCAACATTAGCATCATGAACTAATACATATGTATCCTCAACTAAGTGCAGGCCATTCTTTTATGGAAGATGTTTTGGGGGAACTAATAACGATGAAGAAATCCCCAGGTGTTGCAACACTGTTATTCAAGGCCCTGATGGTTCAGCATCATGACATTCCTCAACTATGACAAGAGAAATTTTCATTCAGCATAGGATGAGTCCCCATCACTCATAAGAACGTTGCACTATCTAGAAAATAAAAGGGTCTCAAAAAAAGTATGGCCAAAATGTAATTCTGAAACCTATACATTgtaacaaatgaaaatagaatctCTTAAGAAAAGACACAATTTAAGCCAGTTTATACAATGTAGAAATTAGGAACTGTCATAATAAACATGAATtaactttaatccatttttcatgtttataagataatgatttccattttttaattcatCTGTACCTGATATACCTACCTTAGGAATGAACTTTTTCACCAGCAACAGGACAAAGACTAATGTCATTAGAACACCTAGCACAGTCCccaaagagtaaaagaaaacagGGCTTCTGTCAAGACAAGcagaaaaaagtcatttaaatGCCAAGTCACACTTTCGGTATTAGAAACGTGGAATTTGACAGATGCAATAAAGAATACTAAGAGGAAAAACTAAGATGCCAGCTGTAATTATATCCTATACTCTTAAAAAGTGAAATCTCTACTTGAAATTTATGGCAAATAGCTTGCCACTGACTCAGAACAGAACGTCTGAGTTATCTCCTGTGTTCAGAATCTGGTCCAACAGTAATTACTGGAGCACCTATCATGTGGCAGGCACTTGTCTGAGAGCTTTACATGCA
Proteins encoded in this window:
- the NEMP2 gene encoding nuclear envelope integral membrane protein 2, which encodes MRLPPETCWLLLWLPPLAAQPAGGERGEEEAAAVSVSTCQVLKEMKIIKASLSGCYCYNQNSQVKWKYIWSTVQVKINSSDLFNVVYITERYNCQYPETILSIIRCMIHNFWTPEESNDITITIHPYGQTVCFSVKPARKIFIYTISVKRNIVNFKLVFVFVVGIFLFFYAKTLSRSPVFFYSLGTVLGVLMTLVFVLLLVKKFIPKYSTFWALMLGCWFASVYILGQLMEELKRLWYEGRVCVLGYILTVGCVSFAVCYKHGPLVEERSVVLLAWLLRLLSLLLVYMGVSAPQFACTAALLLFLSSGSRCYPRSVLACVGRKMKKWFTSEKPAVKFLTEDEYREQADAATTCALEELRQACRSPGFPSWLAVSRLQEPKKFADFVLGGSHLSPEEVRLHEEQYGLGGAFLEEQLFHLRTPDSLPAQ